The DNA segment GTCGCACCGTTGCCCTCATCGCACTGGACGGGTCGATCGACTGGCTCCCGATGCCTAACCTCGACTCCGCGCCGGTCTTCGCGCGCCTGTTGGATGCCGCTGAGGGCGGTTCGATCGAGCTCGCACCGGTAAGCGCGTTCACGATCACCCGCCGCTACGTGCCTCAAACCAACGTGATGGAAACGACCTACACGACTGCTGCCGGCGTTGCCCGGGTGACGGACGCCTTGGTCACCGGCCTGGCAGGACAGCTGCCCTGGGTGGAGCTCGCCCGTCGAATTGATGGTGTTGAAGGGTCTGTCGAGTTCGGCTGGCAGATTACCCCGGGCACCTGCTTCGCCACGACCACCCCGCAGGTAGAACAGACCGCGCATGGCACGATCATTCGGGCAGGCGATCTTATGATCGCCGTGGAGGGCAGCAACCATGGGCCAGACGCGGGCGACAGCATCCTTGCGGGGCGTTTCAGCGCAACAGCCCAATCGCGCCACATGCTTGTCGTCGCCGGCACCAAGAATGAGCCATTGCATGTGCCCATCCCGGACCTGACCGCGATCGGTCTCGAACGCACCATCGACAATTGGAAGAAATGGTCGGAAGCGTTCAACTACGAGGGTCCGTGGGGAGATGCGGTGCAGCGTAGCGCTCTGGCCCTCAAATTGCTGATCCACACTTCAGACGGCGCGATTGCCGCAGCTGCGACAACATCGTTGCCGGAAGACGTCAGCGGTGGGAAGAACTGGGATTACCGGTTCGCCTGGGTTCGTGACGTGACATACACCGTCCGTGCTCTCGTGCGCTTCGGCCTGCGCGAAGAGACCCACGAAGCCGTCTCGTGGCTGATCCGAGCGATCAGGAGGAGTGACTCAGAACTGCACATCTTCTACCGCCTTGATGGCACGACGCCCGGTGCCGAAGAGGCACAGGATCTGCCGGGCTGGCGCGGTATCGGACCGGTGAACGCGGGTAACGACGCGAGGGGTCAACTCCAACTCGGCATCTTCGGCGACTTTGTGACTGTCATGCTCGAGTATGTCGAGGCTGGCAACGTGCTCGACGCGCACACCCGCGTCTTGCTGGCATCAGTCGCCGATCACGTATGCGAGGTATGGCAACAGCGCGACTCCGGCATGTGGGAATTAGCCGAGCAACGCGACTACACGGCATCGAAAATGGGCTGCTGGCAGGCACTTGACAGCGCCCTGCGCCTCTCCGAACTCGGGGAAATCGCGGGCGAGCCGGCCCGTTGGCGAGTTGTTCGCGACCGCATCACGACCTGGGTGGCCGAGAACTGCTGGTCCGAAGCCAGACAAAGCTACGTCACCTTCCCCGGAAGCGAGCAGCTCGACGCCGCCGTTCTCCTGCACGCGACAAGCGGGTTCGACCGTGGCCCGCGCATGGCTGCGACCATCGACGCCATCCGGGCAGAGCTTGGCAGTGGCGCGCTGCTCTACCGTTACACCGGGATGGAGGCGGAGGAGGGAGCGTTCGTCGCCTGTTCCTTCTGGCTGGCCGCGGCCCTCGCCTGTGTCGGCAGGCATGACGAGGCGGTCGAGATGATGGACGAACTCATCGGTTTGTCGAACGACGTCGGGCTGTACTCCGAGATGATCGATCCGGCAGATCTCTCGTTCCTGGGCAACATCCCACAAGGGCTCAGCCATCTCGCGCTCATCAGCGCGGCAATCACGATCGACGAGCTCGCGCCGCGGTGAACTTCACCCGTCTGGTGAGATTCATCGAACGGGTGGCCCACCGTCCGCTCCGCGGGGTGGAAGGAGGCGACCGGAGCGGGCAAAGCGATTGTGGAGTTGCCCGACCCATCGGAGGGTGCTTCGACTGGACCTGTCATAGTGTGAATTGCATGGACTTGAGGATAGAAGACAAGAAAGCTTTGATTTCGGGTGCCGATTCGGGAATCGGGTGGCATACCGCCCGGCTGCTGCTGAATGAAGGTGTCACGGTCGTCATCACCGACCAGAACCAGCAGCAGTTGAACGATGCGGCCGAGCGGCTGGAGGCGAAGCCCGGCCAGCTGCATGCTTTCGCGGCTGACATCACCAGCGTCGAATCGCTGGCACAACTCCATGCGAGCGTGAAGGCGGCGGTCGGTGCCATCGACATCCTCGTCCAATCGGCAGGCATCACAGGTGCCCAGGGTCTGTTCCATGAGATCAGCGACGAGGGGTGGACCAACACGATCCTCGTCGACCTGATCGGTCCCATTCGTCTGGTGCGAGAATTTCTTCCCGACCTCCGCACCGGCGGCTGGGGACGTCTCGTGATGGTCGCGTCCGAAGACGCCGTGCAACCCTACGATGACGAGCTGCCGTACTGTGCAGCCAAGGCTGGAGTGCTGGCGTTCGCCAAGGGACTTTCTCAGACCTATGCCAGCGAGGGACTACTGGTGAATGCGGTGTCCCCTGCCTTCATTCACACCCCGATGACTGACGCGATGATGCAGAAGAGAGCCGATCAACTCGGCGTCAGCGTCACGGAAGCGATCGAGAGCTTTCTCGACGACGAGCGCCCGAACATCGAATTGCACCGCCGGGGAGATCCCGACGAGGTCGCGAACGTGATCGGTTTCCTCTGCTCCGAGCGGGCGAGCTTCGTCAACGGCTCGAATTACAGGGTTGATGCGGGCTCTGTAGCTTCAATCTGAATTTCCCCTCTCGTGTAGTGCCGACTAACCCAACTGGTCCAGCACGATCGCGAGGACGAGTCCCAACGCAGCGGCGATACCTGGTAGGTATTTCTCCTCTTTGAATGCCTTCGGGAATACTTCCGTGGCTAGCGAGGCGGTGACCGCGCCGCCCGCGACGCTTCGAATCAATCCCAGCGCGGGTTCGGGAACTCCGGCGAGGAAAAGGTGGATCCCAGCTTCGTCTTTACGGTTCGGTCGAGGCCGACGAACGCTGCGGCGCCGATAAGCACGCAGCCAGCGACCGCCCAGAGAGGCGCGACGTCGGTGGCGGGCTCAATGGGCTCGAGCACGGCGGACACCATGAGAGCGCCGCCAGCGAGAGCCGCGATAAAGCCTTCGAGCCCACTCGGTAACTTGCCGTCCGCGCGACCCAGAAGCGATTGGGTGGTACGAGCAGCACATCGCTGTTGAGCAAGATTCTGTGGCGCGAGAGATCATGCTCGGCTCACTCGGTGAGGAGCGCAAGCATTTCAGTATGGAGCTGGAGTTCCTGCTTCGCGCGAAACCGAAATGGCGCGAAATCGCTCAAGGGATACTGTTCACCGACGGCGATATCGTCTCGCACGGCGTGGAAGCCGAATCCGCGGCTGGCTGAGCGCGAGGTCGTTTGCCGCGGGGATTAGCGCGTAACGGAGTGCTCGGCCGAGGGGCGGCGGTTCGCGACGTTGTAGGCCAGCGATGTGAGTTCGAATTCGCCGTAAGTCCAGGCGCCCGAGTCGGGATGCCACCTCGCCTCGGCCTTCGTTGCCACCCGTGCCGGTCCGACCTGCGCATAATCGTGCAGCGGGGTCGACCAGCGCAGGGGTGTGAGGGTGTGGCCGTCGGCCGACATGCTCCCACGCCCATCGGCGACGAAGTCGACCAGAT comes from the Marisediminicola antarctica genome and includes:
- a CDS encoding glycoside hydrolase family 15 protein, whose amino-acid sequence is MGDPIRDGGYVDLRSYAAIGDGRTVALIALDGSIDWLPMPNLDSAPVFARLLDAAEGGSIELAPVSAFTITRRYVPQTNVMETTYTTAAGVARVTDALVTGLAGQLPWVELARRIDGVEGSVEFGWQITPGTCFATTTPQVEQTAHGTIIRAGDLMIAVEGSNHGPDAGDSILAGRFSATAQSRHMLVVAGTKNEPLHVPIPDLTAIGLERTIDNWKKWSEAFNYEGPWGDAVQRSALALKLLIHTSDGAIAAAATTSLPEDVSGGKNWDYRFAWVRDVTYTVRALVRFGLREETHEAVSWLIRAIRRSDSELHIFYRLDGTTPGAEEAQDLPGWRGIGPVNAGNDARGQLQLGIFGDFVTVMLEYVEAGNVLDAHTRVLLASVADHVCEVWQQRDSGMWELAEQRDYTASKMGCWQALDSALRLSELGEIAGEPARWRVVRDRITTWVAENCWSEARQSYVTFPGSEQLDAAVLLHATSGFDRGPRMAATIDAIRAELGSGALLYRYTGMEAEEGAFVACSFWLAAALACVGRHDEAVEMMDELIGLSNDVGLYSEMIDPADLSFLGNIPQGLSHLALISAAITIDELAPR
- a CDS encoding SDR family NAD(P)-dependent oxidoreductase, with amino-acid sequence MDLRIEDKKALISGADSGIGWHTARLLLNEGVTVVITDQNQQQLNDAAERLEAKPGQLHAFAADITSVESLAQLHASVKAAVGAIDILVQSAGITGAQGLFHEISDEGWTNTILVDLIGPIRLVREFLPDLRTGGWGRLVMVASEDAVQPYDDELPYCAAKAGVLAFAKGLSQTYASEGLLVNAVSPAFIHTPMTDAMMQKRADQLGVSVTEAIESFLDDERPNIELHRRGDPDEVANVIGFLCSERASFVNGSNYRVDAGSVASI